From a single Paenibacillus sp. FSL W8-0426 genomic region:
- the fosB gene encoding metallothiol transferase FosB has protein sequence MNIQGINHLCFSVSDLERSIAFYEQALGAKILVKGRKLAYFELAGLWVALNQEDVIRNYTERTYTHIAFTVKEEEFEASVQELKAAGAKILPGRERDPRDAMSVYFTDPDGHLFELHTGTMAERLAYYREEKPHMTFYTES, from the coding sequence ATGAACATTCAGGGAATCAATCATCTGTGCTTTTCCGTATCCGATTTGGAACGATCCATTGCTTTCTATGAGCAGGCCCTTGGAGCCAAGATCCTGGTAAAAGGCCGCAAGCTGGCCTATTTCGAACTTGCAGGCCTCTGGGTTGCCTTGAATCAGGAGGATGTGATCCGCAATTATACGGAACGAACCTATACACATATTGCATTTACGGTAAAAGAAGAAGAGTTCGAGGCATCGGTACAGGAACTGAAAGCCGCCGGCGCAAAGATTCTCCCTGGAAGAGAACGTGATCCGCGGGATGCGATGTCGGTGTACTTTACCGATCCGGACGGCCATCTGTTCGAATTGCATACCGGCACCATGGCCGAAAGGCTGGCCTATTATCGCGAAGAGAAGCCTCATATGACCTTTTATACGGAGTCATGA
- a CDS encoding S9 family peptidase: MLTFPKPDVEQFFQTYRISHFAVSSDEKRLFFDSNLNGNPNLWAMDLPGGFPYPLTYLNQSSQFIKADPQGRYLLTAFDKDGDESYHLYALQPEGGAPLPVVPAGPGDRCYYVELSEDGERLYYITSAGNPNFLDSRIMNLRTGEDTLLHKGEGTTSMLAAVSPDENSHVVIKIYSNTYQTAHLYRNGKEQAVLPASERQSQVPYVLFADNDRLLVITNDNESYSYVAEYRGDTGEFRQLCRVEGEDVQSIAWHKASKTLYFWTLKGTENRMYTLGEGEEQPKQVDMPLDFVEQSLVTKAGNVYVLGRGAIQPHNIYRLMAGEEKWQQLTSNRVTGLHPENLVYPDVVRYESYDGLEIEALLFKAKPENANGHTVFWPHGGPQASEAKFFRPMFQFMLAQGYHIFAPNFRGSTGYGAEFVKMVERDWGEGPRLDCVAGMEWLFSEGISSPDRLFVVGGSYGGYMTLLLAGRHPEYFRAAVDIFGPSNLFTFIESVPDDWKPLMDNWLGDPVRDRERLTKDSPITYLDQMRNPMLVIQGANDPRVVKAESDQIVAALQEKGVNVEYIVLDDEGHGFSRKENEIFVYRRMLEFLQRHQEAAVPLQS; encoded by the coding sequence ATGCTTACTTTCCCGAAACCCGATGTGGAGCAATTTTTTCAGACGTACCGCATTTCGCATTTTGCCGTATCTTCCGACGAGAAGCGTTTGTTTTTCGACAGCAATCTGAATGGAAATCCGAATTTGTGGGCGATGGACCTGCCTGGCGGGTTTCCATACCCACTGACGTACCTGAACCAGAGCAGCCAGTTTATCAAAGCCGATCCGCAAGGACGCTATTTGCTCACCGCCTTCGACAAGGATGGGGACGAGAGTTATCACCTTTATGCCTTGCAGCCGGAGGGCGGCGCTCCGTTACCTGTCGTACCCGCGGGGCCGGGGGACCGCTGTTATTATGTAGAGCTGTCCGAAGACGGGGAACGTCTCTATTACATCACAAGCGCCGGCAATCCGAATTTCCTGGATTCCAGGATCATGAACTTGCGGACGGGAGAAGACACGTTGCTGCACAAGGGTGAAGGAACGACCAGCATGCTGGCCGCCGTAAGCCCGGATGAGAACAGCCATGTGGTCATCAAAATATACTCCAATACGTACCAGACGGCCCATCTATACAGGAATGGGAAGGAACAAGCCGTTTTGCCTGCATCGGAACGCCAGAGCCAGGTTCCGTATGTTCTTTTTGCCGACAATGACCGTTTGCTGGTGATCACGAACGACAACGAATCGTATTCCTATGTTGCCGAATATCGGGGCGATACGGGAGAATTCCGCCAGTTATGCCGGGTGGAAGGCGAAGACGTGCAGAGCATTGCATGGCATAAGGCATCCAAGACGCTTTATTTCTGGACGCTCAAAGGAACCGAGAATCGGATGTATACGCTGGGCGAGGGGGAAGAACAACCGAAACAGGTGGATATGCCGCTGGACTTCGTGGAACAGTCGCTGGTTACGAAGGCAGGGAATGTATACGTCCTTGGACGCGGAGCCATCCAGCCGCATAACATTTATCGCCTGATGGCGGGGGAAGAGAAATGGCAGCAGCTTACGTCCAACCGGGTCACCGGACTGCATCCGGAAAATCTGGTGTATCCGGACGTCGTTCGTTATGAATCCTACGATGGATTGGAGATCGAAGCCTTGTTGTTCAAGGCCAAGCCGGAGAACGCCAACGGGCATACCGTGTTTTGGCCGCATGGCGGTCCCCAGGCGTCCGAGGCGAAGTTTTTTCGCCCGATGTTCCAATTCATGCTGGCCCAGGGCTATCATATTTTCGCGCCCAATTTCCGGGGCAGCACGGGATATGGCGCGGAGTTCGTGAAAATGGTCGAACGGGACTGGGGAGAAGGTCCGCGTCTGGATTGCGTGGCCGGGATGGAATGGTTGTTCAGCGAAGGAATATCCTCGCCAGACCGACTGTTCGTCGTGGGCGGCAGCTATGGCGGATACATGACTTTGCTGCTTGCAGGCCGCCATCCCGAGTATTTCCGGGCAGCCGTGGACATATTCGGGCCTTCCAACCTGTTCACGTTCATTGAATCCGTACCCGACGACTGGAAGCCGCTGATGGACAATTGGCTTGGCGATCCGGTTCGCGACCGCGAGCGATTGACCAAGGATTCCCCGATAACGTATCTCGATCAGATGAGAAACCCGATGCTGGTGATTCAGGGAGCCAACGACCCGAGAGTGGTCAAGGCTGAATCCGACCAGATCGTGGCTGCGCTGCAGGAGAAAGGCGTGAACGTGGAATATATCGTGCTGGATGACGAAGGACATGGTTTCTCCCGCAAAGAAAACGAAATTTTCGTATATCGGCGCATGCTGGAGTTCCTGCAGAGACATCAGGAGGCGGCGGTACCGCTTCAAAGCTAG
- a CDS encoding SMI1/KNR4 family protein, whose amino-acid sequence MDHEELLAQLHDWHDNDEYSRIIERIQQVPVQERGYGLISQLARAYNNDERYREAIQQLLSVADEGKQDPLWHFRLGFAYHHLGLYDQALHAFREANRLQPGDEDTLDYIEYIRPKAEKMIRDQQRCKLDAAIWKQKHGSALPFEGFDLASFWRGNEYARANEISEPVDEAVVRSIEQELGYTIPAAYIALMKSQNGGTPSRTSFPTQEATSWAEDHIAITDIHGIRRDRSHSFGGGLGSRFMIEEWGYPDLGIVICDCPSAGHDVVMLDYRLCGPEGEPSVVHVDQEDDYEITYLAPNFEAFIRGLVDDSVFDEGDEGEDIED is encoded by the coding sequence ATGGATCATGAAGAGCTTCTTGCACAGCTTCACGACTGGCACGACAATGACGAATACAGCCGGATTATCGAACGAATTCAGCAAGTCCCGGTACAAGAGCGCGGCTATGGGCTGATCAGCCAGCTTGCCCGGGCATATAACAATGACGAGCGCTACCGGGAAGCGATCCAACAGCTGTTATCCGTTGCCGACGAAGGTAAGCAGGATCCGCTTTGGCATTTCCGGCTGGGCTTCGCCTATCATCATCTGGGGCTGTATGACCAGGCACTGCATGCTTTCCGTGAAGCGAACAGGCTGCAGCCGGGCGACGAAGATACGCTCGATTACATCGAATATATTCGTCCCAAAGCAGAGAAAATGATCCGGGATCAGCAGCGTTGCAAACTGGATGCGGCCATCTGGAAACAGAAACATGGGAGCGCCTTGCCGTTCGAAGGGTTCGACCTTGCTTCATTCTGGAGAGGAAACGAGTATGCACGAGCAAATGAAATTTCTGAACCGGTGGACGAAGCCGTGGTTCGGTCCATTGAGCAAGAACTCGGATATACAATTCCCGCGGCCTACATCGCCCTCATGAAATCGCAAAACGGCGGCACGCCGTCGCGCACCTCTTTTCCCACCCAAGAAGCGACATCCTGGGCCGAAGACCATATTGCCATAACGGACATTCACGGCATCCGCCGAGACAGGTCCCATTCCTTTGGAGGTGGCCTGGGCAGCCGTTTCATGATCGAAGAATGGGGATATCCCGATCTTGGCATCGTCATTTGCGATTGCCCGTCCGCGGGCCATGACGTCGTCATGCTGGATTACCGTCTCTGCGGGCCGGAAGGCGAGCCTTCGGTCGTACACGTCGACCAGGAAGACGATTACGAGATCACCTACCTTGCGCCGAATTTTGAAGCCTTCATTCGCGGCTTGGTGGATGACAGCGTGTTTGATGAGGGAGACGAAGGCGAAGATATCGAGGATTAA
- a CDS encoding ribonucleotide-diphosphate reductase subunit beta: protein MQLQKIFNTEAPNQSTRIIEGECSGILNWNDIRMPHMYKLYKVLLLNHWIADEIPMSKDASQFAQLDPEEQRTFKINISLLAVLDSMQTMFVGDVKRYFTDSSLEAISAIIGQQEVVHNQSYSYVLSSIVSEQEQKEIFEYWKHDPVLLERNQFISDIYQSFRDEPSPQTFFQAMVADLILEGIFFYSTFAFFYNLARDQKMMATSQMISYIQRDENQHCYFFAEVFKQLLADFPELNTAENMDYVYKTIDRAVQLETNWAHYTLSNVNGIDLNELSDYIKYIANKRLRLMGMEKAYEGVDVNCMPWIKPFSDEALNATKTDFFEAKSRNYGKVGDDNGFDDL from the coding sequence ATGCAATTACAGAAAATTTTCAATACGGAAGCCCCCAACCAATCGACCCGCATTATCGAAGGCGAATGCTCCGGCATTCTGAACTGGAATGACATTCGGATGCCTCACATGTACAAATTGTACAAGGTTTTGCTCCTGAATCACTGGATCGCGGATGAAATCCCGATGTCCAAGGATGCTTCCCAGTTCGCGCAGCTGGACCCCGAGGAGCAGCGTACGTTCAAGATCAACATTTCCCTGCTTGCGGTGCTGGACTCCATGCAAACGATGTTTGTGGGCGACGTGAAACGCTACTTCACCGATTCCTCGCTCGAAGCGATCTCGGCGATTATCGGGCAGCAGGAAGTGGTTCATAACCAATCCTACTCCTACGTGCTTTCTTCCATCGTATCCGAGCAAGAACAAAAGGAAATTTTCGAGTATTGGAAACATGATCCGGTATTGCTGGAACGCAACCAGTTCATCTCCGACATCTATCAAAGCTTCCGGGACGAACCGTCTCCGCAGACGTTCTTCCAGGCGATGGTTGCAGACCTCATTCTGGAGGGTATTTTCTTCTACAGCACGTTTGCCTTCTTCTACAACCTGGCCCGTGACCAGAAAATGATGGCGACAAGCCAAATGATTTCGTACATCCAACGCGACGAGAACCAGCACTGCTACTTCTTCGCCGAAGTGTTCAAACAATTGCTCGCAGACTTCCCAGAACTGAACACAGCGGAAAACATGGACTACGTCTACAAAACGATCGACCGTGCCGTGCAGCTCGAAACCAACTGGGCCCATTACACGCTCAGCAACGTAAACGGCATCGACCTGAACGAGCTTTCCGATTACATCAAATACATCGCCAACAAACGCCTGCGCCTGATGGGCATGGAAAAAGCGTACGAAGGCGTTGACGTCAACTGCATGCCTTGGATCAAACCATTCTCCGACGAAGCGCTGAACGCAACCAAAACAGACTTCTTCGAAGCCAAATCCCGCAACTACGGCAAAGTCGGCGACGACAACGGGTTCGACGATTTGTAA
- a CDS encoding ribonucleoside-diphosphate reductase subunit alpha, with the protein MPQVVTKPNNRQLAFDDMRISVYADRILQDLEMLDKERLVRGVNSKLRRDEVTGDEISSAFMMSALELVSKEEPNWKFAAARSLLTSLYKKAANNRRYKSYPDEPYGAFYPLIVDLVKKGIYREELLECYTKEQIDELADCIDYRNDLLFDYIGLLTLAERYLAHDFDGKVMELPQERYMVIAMYLMHQEPAEKRMDLVKEAYWAMSNMYMTAATPTMSNAGKKVAGQLSSCFIDTVDDSLEGIFDSNTDVARLSKMGGGIGVYLGKVRARGSDIRGHKNTSSGVIPWIRQLNNTAVSVDQLGTRKGAIAVYLDVFHKDILAFLDLKLNNGDERMRAHDVFHGVCLPDLFMERVEQRGEWSLFCPHEVKKVMGWKDENGRALGLEDFYDETFGQGTFREKYEEAVNHPLLSRITVQAIDIMKRIMKSQLETGTPYMFYRDTVNRANPNRAHGMVYSSNLCTEIMQNQSATVVEKEELVTKDGQTRIVISKVPGDFVVCNLNSIHLARAVPHNVLERLIPIQVRMLDNVIDINNIEVLQAQYTNSQYRAVGLGTFGLHHLLALEGIRWESDEAVTYNDNLYEKINYLLVKSSMELAKEKGHYPKFKGSDWESGQYFEQRDYTTGNRVGEFVTTEQWKELQAEVQRNGVRNAWMFAIAPNGSTSIIAGSTASIDPLYELLSYEEKTTYKIANPAPDLSEKTIWYYKTAFMVDQHASINMASARQRHVDQGQSFNLYVRPDIKATEFLDLHLHAWKAGLKSTYYVRSRALTIEECESCAS; encoded by the coding sequence ATGCCACAAGTTGTGACCAAGCCGAACAATCGTCAGCTGGCCTTTGACGACATGCGCATTTCGGTCTATGCCGACCGCATTCTGCAAGATTTGGAGATGCTCGACAAGGAGCGCCTGGTACGCGGGGTGAACAGCAAGCTTCGCCGCGACGAGGTCACCGGGGACGAAATCAGTTCCGCGTTTATGATGAGCGCCTTGGAGCTCGTCAGCAAAGAGGAACCCAACTGGAAATTCGCCGCAGCGCGTTCCCTGCTCACTTCCCTGTACAAAAAAGCGGCCAACAACCGCCGCTACAAATCCTATCCGGACGAGCCGTACGGTGCTTTCTACCCGTTGATCGTAGATCTGGTGAAAAAGGGCATCTACCGCGAAGAATTGCTCGAATGTTATACCAAAGAGCAGATCGACGAGCTCGCAGACTGCATCGACTACCGCAATGACCTGCTGTTCGACTATATTGGCCTGCTTACGCTGGCAGAACGTTACCTCGCCCATGATTTTGACGGCAAAGTCATGGAACTTCCGCAAGAGCGTTACATGGTCATCGCCATGTACCTGATGCACCAGGAACCAGCCGAGAAACGCATGGACCTGGTCAAAGAAGCGTACTGGGCAATGAGCAACATGTACATGACGGCAGCGACGCCAACGATGTCCAATGCCGGCAAAAAGGTAGCCGGACAGCTCTCCAGCTGCTTCATCGATACCGTGGATGACTCGCTGGAAGGCATCTTCGACTCCAATACCGACGTGGCACGTCTCAGCAAAATGGGCGGCGGCATCGGCGTCTACCTCGGCAAAGTCAGAGCGCGCGGCTCCGACATTCGCGGACACAAAAACACAAGCTCCGGCGTCATCCCATGGATTCGCCAGTTGAACAATACAGCCGTCAGCGTGGATCAGCTCGGTACGCGGAAAGGCGCAATCGCCGTTTATCTGGACGTATTCCACAAAGACATTCTCGCCTTCCTTGACCTGAAGCTGAACAACGGGGACGAGCGTATGCGTGCGCATGACGTATTCCACGGCGTATGTCTGCCTGACTTGTTCATGGAACGTGTCGAGCAGCGTGGCGAGTGGAGCCTGTTCTGCCCGCACGAAGTGAAGAAAGTGATGGGATGGAAAGACGAAAACGGACGCGCACTCGGGTTGGAAGACTTCTACGATGAAACGTTTGGCCAAGGTACATTCCGCGAGAAGTACGAGGAAGCCGTCAACCATCCGTTGCTGTCCCGCATTACGGTACAAGCGATCGACATCATGAAACGTATCATGAAATCCCAGCTTGAAACCGGCACGCCTTACATGTTCTATCGCGATACGGTCAACCGGGCGAACCCGAACCGCGCACACGGCATGGTATACTCTTCCAACCTGTGCACGGAAATCATGCAGAACCAATCGGCAACCGTCGTGGAAAAAGAAGAACTCGTCACGAAGGACGGCCAAACGCGCATCGTCATTTCAAAAGTTCCCGGCGATTTCGTGGTATGCAACCTGAACTCCATCCACTTGGCACGCGCCGTGCCTCATAACGTGTTGGAGCGCCTGATTCCGATCCAGGTTCGCATGCTCGACAACGTGATCGACATCAACAATATCGAAGTGCTGCAAGCCCAATACACGAACAGCCAATATCGTGCCGTGGGCCTTGGAACATTCGGATTGCACCATCTGCTTGCCCTGGAAGGCATCCGTTGGGAGTCCGACGAAGCCGTGACCTACAACGACAACCTGTACGAAAAAATCAACTACCTGCTCGTGAAATCCAGCATGGAGCTGGCCAAGGAAAAAGGACATTATCCGAAATTCAAAGGCTCCGACTGGGAAAGCGGGCAATATTTCGAGCAGCGTGATTACACGACAGGCAACCGCGTCGGCGAATTCGTAACGACGGAGCAATGGAAAGAACTGCAAGCCGAAGTGCAGCGGAACGGCGTGCGCAATGCGTGGATGTTCGCGATCGCGCCGAACGGCTCGACGTCCATCATTGCCGGCTCGACGGCCAGCATCGACCCGCTCTATGAGCTGTTGTCCTACGAAGAGAAAACGACGTACAAAATCGCCAACCCGGCACCGGATCTGTCCGAAAAAACGATCTGGTACTACAAAACGGCGTTCATGGTGGATCAGCATGCTTCGATCAACATGGCCTCGGCCCGCCAGCGCCACGTGGACCAAGGCCAAAGCTTCAACTTGTACGTTCGTCCGGACATCAAAGCAACCGAATTCCTGGACCTGCATCTGCATGCCTGGAAAGCCGGTCTGAAATCAACCTATTACGTCCGCAGCCGCGCATTGACCATCGAAGAATGCGAATCCTGCGCTAGCTGA
- a CDS encoding MTH1187 family thiamine-binding protein — translation MAIAEVTVIPIGTGTTSLSGYVADMQKVLERQRGITYQLTSMSTIIEGPLDEVFTAIAALHEAPFLSGAQRVSTSVKIDDRRDKPGASSEQKLQSVRDKLTALPSRPQELN, via the coding sequence ATGGCAATAGCGGAAGTAACTGTAATTCCGATCGGAACCGGAACCACCAGCTTGAGCGGTTATGTAGCGGATATGCAAAAAGTATTGGAAAGGCAGCGGGGAATTACATATCAGCTGACCTCGATGAGCACGATTATCGAAGGACCGCTGGACGAAGTGTTCACGGCGATTGCCGCGCTGCACGAGGCGCCGTTCCTGTCGGGAGCGCAGCGGGTATCCACGTCCGTAAAAATCGACGACAGGCGCGACAAACCGGGTGCATCCAGTGAACAAAAGCTGCAGTCGGTGCGCGACAAACTAACTGCGCTGCCGTCCCGTCCGCAAGAATTGAATTAA
- a CDS encoding stalk domain-containing protein, translating to MKKVIVALSLGMLIGSSSMAVAATSQKIQATIANFKIVVNGQSRSVSSDQLLYKGNTYVQLREAAKLLGYEVNYQSANRSIQFSAKSQSQSEWITLIDLSASYGYEVKLKGDSADVYTVSKDLKTLLTVDANGLKENEEKVVADPTGKTIRYKKLQGSLVLKRADLKEAGLIR from the coding sequence ATGAAAAAGGTGATTGTGGCATTATCGCTGGGGATGTTGATTGGGTCTTCTTCCATGGCTGTAGCCGCAACTTCTCAAAAAATTCAGGCTACTATTGCTAACTTCAAAATCGTGGTCAACGGTCAATCGAGATCCGTTTCCTCTGATCAATTGCTCTATAAAGGGAATACATATGTCCAATTGCGGGAAGCTGCGAAACTGCTTGGTTACGAAGTAAATTATCAAAGTGCCAATCGGTCCATTCAGTTTTCGGCCAAAAGCCAGTCCCAGTCCGAGTGGATCACTCTAATCGACCTGTCCGCTTCTTATGGTTATGAAGTCAAGCTTAAGGGTGATTCTGCAGATGTATATACCGTTTCCAAAGACCTAAAAACGCTATTAACCGTGGATGCCAATGGCCTGAAAGAAAATGAGGAAAAGGTTGTTGCCGATCCTACCGGAAAAACCATTCGCTATAAAAAGCTTCAAGGTTCCCTCGTTCTTAAACGGGCAGATCTAAAAGAAGCGGGCCTCATCCGTTAA
- a CDS encoding PsbP-related protein, protein MKKIITVLALAALLSACGNAEKSTTSETTQPQTTTTTEATANESAKYTTYSGEGFSFSYPEDWKEFDTSQLNSPAIKAAFSDPAATKFADNINFTIEANASGVADPEQLAATLVDYYVNNGINAGIEGYQKTSYTDKPNKDFKGGVLQGTYKNAAGVEVVMVQYMIPVNAELYTATLTYGKDSYDDAGKKEVEDILNSVTISPATAQTTGTKASDAAGSDDVAFETAADFFNEITPIITEQTAFMEQPSYDFFAQNSDLFIPETPDVQKKVKKLVDPAVTPKHLNKNIANYFESFIQISGEVVSVEENNSLGATFSVIHIMDDNENNIVAVYPNSTGDLLEGDYATVIGPPITNFSFANISGGYTNATLIGAALLEQE, encoded by the coding sequence ATGAAAAAGATAATTACCGTTCTCGCCCTTGCCGCACTACTCAGCGCTTGCGGGAATGCAGAAAAATCGACAACATCGGAAACAACTCAGCCTCAAACGACAACGACTACCGAAGCAACGGCCAATGAAAGCGCAAAATATACTACATACAGCGGAGAAGGCTTTTCCTTCTCATATCCAGAAGATTGGAAAGAATTTGATACAAGCCAGCTGAACTCGCCTGCCATCAAAGCGGCCTTCTCCGACCCTGCTGCTACCAAGTTTGCGGATAATATCAATTTTACGATTGAAGCCAACGCAAGCGGGGTTGCTGATCCCGAGCAGTTGGCCGCTACGCTTGTTGATTACTATGTTAACAACGGCATAAACGCAGGTATTGAAGGATATCAAAAAACCAGTTACACCGATAAGCCAAATAAAGATTTTAAAGGCGGCGTGTTGCAAGGCACTTATAAAAACGCAGCCGGCGTCGAGGTGGTCATGGTCCAATACATGATTCCCGTGAATGCGGAACTGTATACTGCTACGCTGACCTATGGCAAGGATTCCTACGATGATGCCGGTAAAAAAGAGGTTGAGGATATTTTGAATTCCGTGACCATTTCGCCGGCAACAGCACAAACCACTGGCACGAAGGCCAGCGATGCTGCCGGATCAGATGACGTCGCATTTGAAACGGCGGCTGATTTCTTCAACGAGATCACGCCAATCATCACTGAACAAACTGCGTTCATGGAGCAGCCATCCTACGATTTCTTTGCCCAAAATAGTGACTTGTTCATTCCCGAGACGCCTGATGTTCAGAAAAAAGTTAAAAAACTGGTAGACCCTGCCGTAACGCCGAAACATTTGAATAAAAACATCGCCAACTATTTCGAATCATTCATTCAAATTAGCGGCGAGGTCGTCAGCGTCGAAGAAAATAATTCCTTGGGCGCAACCTTCTCCGTGATTCACATCATGGATGATAACGAGAACAATATCGTTGCAGTCTATCCGAACAGCACCGGTGATCTGTTGGAAGGCGATTATGCCACTGTGATTGGGCCGCCAATCACCAATTTCTCTTTCGCCAACATCAGCGGCGGGTATACGAATGCCACACTGATTGGTGCAGCACTCCTGGAACAAGAATAA
- a CDS encoding YjcZ family sporulation protein, translating into MSGVVGAYGNPWTSTGAILVLFILLVIITKSFWV; encoded by the coding sequence ATGAGTGGAGTTGTAGGTGCTTACGGCAACCCGTGGACATCGACAGGCGCCATCTTGGTCCTGTTCATTCTCTTGGTCATCATCACCAAATCTTTCTGGGTATAG
- a CDS encoding YjcZ family sporulation protein yields MKQDYQQNYGCYGYGGGWSSVGTILVLFILLVIISKTFFI; encoded by the coding sequence ATGAAACAGGATTATCAGCAAAACTATGGATGCTACGGGTACGGCGGCGGCTGGAGTTCGGTGGGCACCATCCTCGTATTGTTCATCCTTCTGGTCATTATTTCCAAAACGTTTTTCATCTAA
- a CDS encoding HD domain-containing phosphohydrolase — MEIYRSFVVRLLRNYVMGSVAALVMIGTVMMVSTLQFPKAQLMHLIVIVAISLLSMTGFEWLTLKRQLRPIRRFFAAKRTDRAELNGIYERIHRLPEQAAYRILGPHLFGFALPAAGLTWWMFFKGWIQFSPEYVAIAAVCALLIAGMHALAEYYLTVLAIRPLLLEVRRLGKIQHGFEPSLGGRIMVSFQRKIRLSTAMISLFPLLLFFFATSIRLQYVDHEFAREYLIWALLIVILGAGVAMVGSWLLIRDVRDPVKELTEEMNRIQEGDFGRRMPDLYGDEFSALIAGFNMMINRLEIRQERNRQLTQSYFTTLAAALDARDKYTAGHSMRVAEYSLMIGKLSGMSEEQSDLLYKSALLHDIGKIGIPDEVLHKDGKLTDDEFDIIKTHPVLGENLLQQIEPAEAMADFLPGVRSHHERYDGKGYPDGKAGQDIPVFGRIIAVADAFDAMTSDRPYRSGMSHERALAILEEGKGTQWDPHYAGLFINEWRRRQHLHGSPDKRVS, encoded by the coding sequence GTGGAAATTTACCGTTCGTTTGTAGTTCGTTTGTTGCGGAATTATGTGATGGGCTCCGTGGCGGCTTTGGTCATGATTGGAACCGTCATGATGGTTTCCACCTTGCAATTCCCAAAAGCCCAACTTATGCACCTGATCGTTATTGTAGCGATTTCCCTGCTGTCGATGACAGGGTTCGAATGGCTGACCCTCAAGCGTCAACTTCGCCCGATAAGGCGCTTTTTTGCTGCCAAGCGAACGGATCGGGCCGAATTGAACGGAATATATGAGCGAATTCACCGTTTGCCGGAACAGGCGGCTTATCGCATTCTAGGTCCCCATTTGTTTGGCTTTGCCCTGCCGGCAGCAGGTCTAACGTGGTGGATGTTCTTTAAGGGCTGGATCCAATTCTCGCCCGAATATGTAGCTATTGCAGCGGTCTGCGCGCTGTTGATTGCCGGGATGCATGCTTTGGCCGAGTATTATCTCACCGTGCTGGCCATCAGGCCGTTACTGCTGGAGGTAAGAAGGCTGGGAAAGATCCAGCATGGCTTCGAGCCGTCGCTTGGCGGTCGCATCATGGTATCCTTTCAACGCAAAATCCGGTTAAGCACAGCTATGATCAGTCTGTTTCCTCTGCTATTGTTCTTTTTTGCCACTTCGATTCGCTTGCAGTACGTGGACCATGAGTTTGCCCGGGAATATCTGATATGGGCCCTTCTGATCGTCATCCTGGGGGCAGGGGTTGCCATGGTCGGGAGCTGGCTGCTGATTCGCGATGTACGAGACCCCGTGAAGGAACTGACCGAGGAGATGAACCGCATTCAAGAGGGGGATTTCGGCCGAAGGATGCCGGATTTGTACGGCGATGAATTTTCCGCGCTGATCGCCGGATTCAACATGATGATTAACCGGCTCGAAATCAGGCAGGAGCGCAACCGGCAACTGACGCAGAGCTACTTTACGACGCTGGCAGCCGCCCTGGATGCAAGGGACAAGTACACGGCCGGACATTCGATGCGTGTCGCTGAATATTCCCTCATGATCGGCAAGCTGAGCGGAATGAGCGAGGAGCAGTCAGACCTTTTATACAAATCTGCCCTGCTGCACGACATCGGCAAAATTGGAATTCCGGATGAAGTTCTGCACAAAGACGGCAAGTTGACCGACGATGAGTTCGACATTATCAAAACGCACCCCGTGCTGGGGGAAAACCTGTTGCAGCAAATCGAGCCGGCTGAAGCGATGGCGGATTTTCTGCCGGGAGTGCGCTCGCACCATGAACGTTATGATGGAAAAGGGTATCCGGATGGGAAAGCGGGTCAGGATATTCCGGTATTCGGTCGCATTATCGCGGTAGCGGATGCATTTGATGCCATGACCTCGGACCGCCCGTACCGGAGCGGAATGAGCCATGAACGGGCATTGGCCATTTTAGAGGAAGGAAAGGGGACCCAATGGGACCCCCATTATGCGGGTTTGTTCATCAATGAATGGAGGCGCAGGCAGCATCTCCACGGTTCGCCGGACAAAAGGGTCAGTTGA